GGGAGCCTTTCGGCCCCCCGGCGAATTCCAAGAAACAGGTTATTCAGATTGCCGTGATCGCCGAACGGGTAACGCCCCGGAAGGCGATGGCGATCTCCTCCGCGGCCCGCGCCGCCGCTTCGGCCGCCTCCTGCGCCATCGCCCAGCTCTGCTCGGAAAAGTGCCGGGCCGACTCCGAGGCCCGATCCTTCGCCTCGGAGGCCATGGCGGATGCCTGGGCAGCGAATTCCGCGGCCTCGGCCGCTCCGACCTTCGCCTGCTCCACCGCCGTCATCGCCATGTCCTTTGCGCTCTCGAGCATCTTCCGAACGGCATGGTCGAGCCTCTCGAACGAGAAGCTCTCACCCCGCGTGTGCCGGGCCGCTTCTTTTGCGTGCTGTAACGCGGTTTCGGCGGCTTCCAGCGCCATTCGCGCCGATTCCTTGGCCGCCTCGTAGGCGTCCGTCACGCTGCTCATCTGCGGAACCTCGATCGGAACCGTCGGGTCCGTGAGGGTGTGAAGCGTCAGGCCCGCACCCATGGCCTCCGCCCGCTCATCGGCCAGCTTGAGGGCCTCATCGTCCACCATGATGTCCACCCGGCGGGCGACGACCTTCATTCTCGGTTCCATCACCTTCCAGGCCAGCCCGAAAAATTCCATGATCTTGATCATCCGGTAAGTCATATCGAACTCGAACCAGCGCTGTCCGTGGGCGGCCGAGCGCTGATCGGCGTGGTGGTTATTGTGCCAGCCCTCGCCGAAGGCGAGCAGGCCGACCCACCAGCTGTTCGTGCTGTCCTCGTCCGTCTGGTAATTCCGGTAACCCCATATGTGCGTGGCGGAATTGACGAACCACGTCGCATGCCAGAGCACGACAGTCCGCAGCAGGACGCCCCAGACGACCCACGAGAGCCCCAGGCCCCCGTACATCTCGCCGGCGATGTAGATCAGCCCCGCCGTCGCCACGTAGAGCGTAAAAAAGTGGCGATCGAAAAAGCGCTGGACGGGATCTTTGTGCAAATCCTTCGCAAAGCGGCAATACTCCTCGTACTCGTGCGCACCCGGCAGCGTGACGAACAGCCACCCCGCGTGCGCCCACAGGAAATTCACGAGCGGGGAGTGCGGGTCCGGCTCATGGTCGGCTTCCTTGTGGTGGATGCGGTGCGTGGCTGTCCACTGAATCGGGCCGCTC
This region of bacterium genomic DNA includes:
- a CDS encoding fatty acid desaturase → FVATRERRRLAVHRKEERRIMWPTVFVIGAIHLAALLALDPQYYSTSGLVLFVVLYYLAGMFGVTMSYHRLLTHRSFQTYKWVEYLLTYFACLSLQSGPIQWTATHRIHHKEADHEPDPHSPLVNFLWAHAGWLFVTLPGAHEYEEYCRFAKDLHKDPVQRFFDRHFFTLYVATAGLIYIAGEMYGGLGLSWVVWGVLLRTVVLWHATWFVNSATHIWGYRNYQTDEDSTNSWWVGLLAFGEGWHNNHHADQRSAAHGQRWFEFDMTYRMIKIMEFFGLAWKVMEPRMKVVARRVDIMVDDEALKLADERAEAMGAGLTLHTLTDPTVPIEVPQMSSVTDAYEAAKESARMALEAAETALQHAKEAARHTRGESFSFERLDHAVRKMLESAKDMAMTAVEQAKVGAAEAAEFAAQASAMASEAKDRASESARHFSEQSWAMAQEAAEAAARAAEEIAIAFRGVTRSAITAI